The Miscanthus floridulus cultivar M001 chromosome 7, ASM1932011v1, whole genome shotgun sequence genome includes a region encoding these proteins:
- the LOC136464588 gene encoding uncharacterized protein: MALDTRSYDCCVSPPLDCLDWGWDWDSELLHTHHYTLGGAAAGAGAGGAAVQAEPTFFPTTATPGVQSPVSSEASSGYLHDAVAHWSGRRSKRQRMAATATPPSRRPATVSEDLQCLLAGFWDSSADAEEGGADFRHDLNTTATAETEIRCSCFVSGASGREEQQRGPSAQVQMPAPAAAAQGGDEEAEEAKATAVVPPPRVPATVRAAAPPLQLQKAAAAAGAPHAAACRDDRSRPVVDFCDREHPSRAGAAATTAPASACPSSLSGEEKDKEKRGVGVLYPFAVVKPLGLDDGSMTTLDDVNQRVLKRPARPVRHPVGPFACGPAVSAHGLGLSGKAVVSLTKIRTGGNGTITIIRTRG, encoded by the exons ATGGCGCTAGACACCCGCTCCTACGACTGTTGCGTGTCGCCTCCGCTGGATTGCTTGGACTGGGGCTGGGACTGGGACTCCGAGCTGCTTCACACTCATCACTACACTCTCGGAGGAGCTgcagctggagctggagctggaggtGCCGCCGTCCAAGCAGAGCCCACCTTCTTCCCGACGACGGCAACGC CAGGTGTGCAGTCGCCGGTGTCGTCGGAGGCGTCCAGTGGCTACCTGCACGACGCCGTCGCTCACTGGAGCGGCCGTCGCAGCAAGCGGCAGCGGATGGCAGCGACGGCGACGCCTCCCTCTCGGCGTCCGGCGACCGTCAGCGAGGACCTTCAGTGCCTTCTTGCG GGCTTCTGGGATTCTAGCGCCGACGCTGAGGAAGGAGGAGCAGATTTCCGCCATGATTTGAACACCACCGCGACCGCGGAGACGGAGATACGCTGCAGTTGTTTTGTCTCAG GTGCATCGGGCAGGGAGGAGCAGCAGAGGGGCCCCAGCGCGCAGGTGCAGATGCCAGCGCCAGCCGCAGCGGCGCAGGGCGGAGatgaggaggcggaggaggcaaAGGCGACGGCGGTAGTCCCCCCTCCTCGCGTCCCCGCCACCGTGCGAGCCGCTGCTCCCCCCCTGCAGCTGCAAAAGGCAGCCGCAGCCGCGGGGGCGCCCCACGCGGCAGCGTGTCGCGACGATCGCTCGCGGCCCGTCGTCGACTTCTGCGACCGCGAGCACCCTTCCCGTGCGGGTGCGGCCGCCACGACGGCGCCAGCCTCTGCCTGCCCCTCGTCGCTGTCAG GGGAGgagaaagacaaggagaagaGAGGCGTCGGAGTGCTGTACCCCTTTGCAGTCGTCAAGCCGCTGGGGTTAGACGACGGCAGCATGACGACGCTGGACGACGTCAACCAGCGAGTCCTCAAGAGACCGGCAAGACCAGTTCGGCACCCCGTTGGCCCGTTCGCGTGCGGCCCCGCCGTGTCGGCTCACGGCCTGGGCCTGTCCGGCAAGGCAGTCGTTAGCCTGACCAAGATCAGGACGGGAGGAAACGGCACCATAACCATCATTAGAACAAGAGGCTGA